The following are from one region of the Acipenser ruthenus chromosome 19, fAciRut3.2 maternal haplotype, whole genome shotgun sequence genome:
- the LOC117424693 gene encoding kinesin-like protein KIFC3 isoform X1, whose product MYVLCTLVVLSLQSLFKGRSKEAVPGSSDQESPKNGSGPPKDDSSHHNGYQPKGGCNNNCRAQEECRTTSSIQSTPKELSRLEQPAQRQHTVFKPGVMLGTRKTWDLGHSPSLQELWKKDCSLDRNGVDFLMGDGEEESSTYIPLQPSLFQGRTMTMDHQEPSNEQDQQLVIQALQEKVCQFQARLRSEEASRKLQVQLMRKAHEQNVHEKLALIKSLQEVVCEQESQLRKGNGTAGRRSSLGSRPAPSVQRLVETLTSTQEEKNRLQEDLLSAQERLCSRESEQQALIRRLQDQVEDLKEKLLDQAGEVNRLRSELGATDLEKHLEILESENEQLKQELSACQSSLHEFQGARSGCVDCHHNQDLRVGLAQLEAEVGQKDIMLAELQQGLERKASQVSELNRQLEDSQQQREDLEDRLRDCQQALAKQAAQVPQVQYVTKTVEVESSRSKQALSDALSRNQYLQEQVGWQRQLLRELEQQLQDSQNTTTQLRAQQCADRSRLCRLLSRAVGSHSGTLVRRLSKIMLYESEIERSQGELVDELQCLEEEKNRVIEEAFVRAESEMKAVHENLAGVRMNLLTLQPALRTLTCDYNCLKRQVQDFPFLLEKAIGEAKQEICQVIGEVSATNQDLLSKYKREMMLRKKCHNELVKLKGNIRVFCRVRPLAKEDGDGPDSKNVVTFDPEDDALMSIWHKGKPIAFELDKVFPPQATQGDVFQEVQSLITSCIDGYNVCIFAYGQTGSGKTYTMEGVPQDPGINQRALRLLFSEVEEKVSDWEFTITVSMVEIYNETLRNLLGDNPNEKLDIKMCPDGSGQLYVPGLTEFKVESVDDINRVFELGQMNRATACTNLNDHSSRSHGLLIVTVSGINCTTGGRSTGKLNLVDLAGSERIAKSGAEGSRLREAQCINKSLAALADVIHALRSKHGHIPFRNSKLTYLLQDSLSGDSKTLMMVQVSPVDKNVSESVCSLKFAQRVRSVELGPATRKAEYQSSTSSSPTPTQENLEVDSPPATPMPTVSTRGAVTASGRTGGSTRRKLPPSGRVKFTA is encoded by the exons ATGTATGTCCTGTGTACTCTGGTGGTTCTGTCCTTACAAAGCCTGTTCAAGGGGCGTAGCAAAGAGGCCGTGCCGGGAAGCTCGGATCAAGAGTCCCCCAAAAATGGTTCAGGACCCCCCAAAGATGACAGCAGCCACCACAATGGGTACCAACCCAAGGGGGGCTGCAACAATAACTGCAGAGCTCAGGAGGAGTGTAGGACCACCAGCAGCATCCAGAGCACCCCAAAGGAGCTCTCCAGACTTGAGCAG CCAGCCCAGAGGCAGCACACCGTTTTCAAACCGGGGGTCATGCTCGGAACACGCAAGACCTGGGACCTTGGCCACTCCCCCAGTCTGCAGGAGCTCTGGAAGAAGGACTGCTCATTGGACA GAAACGGTGTGGATTTCCTGATGGGTGACGGCGAGGAAGAGAGCAGCACCTACATCCCCCTGCAGCCTTCTTTGTTCCAGGGCAGAACGATGACCATGGATCACCAAGAGCCCAGCAACGAGCAGGACCAGCAGCTCGTCATACAG GCCCTGCAGGAGAAGGTGTGTCAGTTCCAGGCTCGGCTCCGAAGCGAGGAGGCCAGTCGTAAGCTGCAGGTCCAGCTGATGCGGAAAGCCCACGAGCAGAACGTCCACGAAAAGCTGGCCCTCATCAAGAGCCTGCAGGAGGTGGTGTGTGAGCAGGAGAGCCAGCTACGCAAGGGGAATGGCACTG CGGGGAGGCGGTCCAGCCTGGGCTCCCGGCCCGCTCCCTCAGTCCAGCGGCTGGTGGAGACTCTGACCTCAACCCAGGAGGAGAAGAATCGGCTGCAGGAGGACCTGCTGTCCGCCCAGGAGAGGCTGTGCAGCCGGGAGAGTGAGCAGCAGGCCCTGATCCGCAGACTGCAGGACCAG GTTGAAGACCTGAAGGAGAAGCTGTTGGACCAGGCAGGGGAGGTGAATCGACTCCGCTCGGAGCTG GGAGCAACAGACTTGGAGAAGCATTTAGAAATCCTGGAATCAGAGAACGAACAGCTGAAACAGGAACTGAGCGCCTGCCAGTCCTCTCTGCACGAGTTTCAGGGAGCTCGCTCGGGCTGTGTGGACTGCCATCACAACCAG GACCTGCGCGTGGGCCTAGCCCAGCTGGAGGCGGAGGTCGGGCAGAAAGACATCATGCTGGCGGAGCTGCAGCAGGGCCTGGAGAGGAAGGCCAGCCAGGTCTCGGAGCTCAACAGGCAGCTGGAGGACTCccagcagcagagggaagacctGGAGGATAGGCTGAGGGATTGCCAACAAGCCCTGGCCAAGCAGGCTGCCCAGGTCCCACAGGTCCAG TATGTCACTAAGACGGTGGAGGTGGAGTCGAGCCGGTCCAAGCAGGCTCTGTCGGACGCTTTGTCCCGGAACCAGTACCTGCAGGAGCAGGTGGgatggcagaggcagctcctgagAGAGCTGGAACAGCAGCTGCAGGACTCGCAGAACACCACAACGCAGCTCCGTGCACAG CAATGCGCTGACAGGAGCCGTCTTTGTCGGCTGCTCTCTAGAGCGGTGGGGAGTCACAGTGGCACGTTGGTTCGTAGGTTGTCAAAG ATCATGCTGTATGAGAGCGAGATTGAGCGGAGTCAGGGTGAGCTGGTGGATGAGCTGCAGTGCTTAGAGGAAGAGAAGAACCGGGTCATCGAGGAGGCCTTCGTGCGAGCCGAGAGCGAGATGAAGGCAGTCCATGAGAACCTAGCCG GGGTGAGGATGAACCTCCTGACTCTGCAGCCTGCCCTGCGGACTCTGACCTGCGATTATAACTGCCTGAAGAGACAGGTGCAGGACTTCCCCTTCCTCCTGGAGAAAGCCATCGGTGAAGCCAAGCAGGAG ATCTGCCAGGTCATCGGGGAGGTCAGCGCCACCAACCAGGACCTCCTGTCCAAGTACAAGCGGGAGATGATGCTGAGGAAGAAGTGTCACAACGAGCTGGTGAAGCTGAAAG GAAACATCCGTGTTTTCTGTAGAGTCCGTCCTTTAGCCAAGGAGGATGGCGATGGGCCTGACTCCAAGAACGTGGTAACCTTTGACCCTGAAGACGATGCTCTAATGAGCATATGGCACAAGGGGAAGCCGATCGCGTTTGAGCTGGATAAAGTCTTCCCTCCACAAGCAACACAGGGAGAC GTTTTCCAAGAAGTCCAATCCTTAATCACTTCCTGCATTGATGGCTACAATGTCTGTATATTCGCCTATGGACAGACGGGCTCAGGGAAGACCTACACCATGGAG GGCGTCCCGCAGGATCCAGGGATTAACCAGCGTGCACTGCGGCTGCTGTTCTCAGAGGTGGAGGAGAAGGTGTCAGACTGGGAGTTCACCATCACTGTCAGCATGGTGGAGATCTACAACGAGACACTGAG gaatttgCTGGGAGACAACCCCAATGAAAAGCTGGATATTAAAATGTGTCCGGACGGGAGCGGACAACTCTATGTTCCTGGACTCACAGAGTTCAAGGTTGAAAGTGTGGATGATATCAACagg GTGTTTGAGCTGGGTCAAATGAACCGGGCCACAGCCTGCACCAACCTAAACGATCACAGCTCCCGCTCCCATGGGCTGCTCATCGTCACGGTCAGTGGGATCAACTGCACCACCGGTGGCCGCAGCACAG GCAAGCTGAACCTGGTGGACCTGGCGGGTTCGGAGCGCATTGCGAAGTCTGGTGCGGAGGGCAGCCGGCTCAGGGAGGCGCAGTGCATCAACAAGTCTCTGGCAGCGCTGGCAGACGTCATCCACGCCCTGCGCTCCAAACACGGGCACATCCCCTTCCGCAACTCCAAACTGACGTACCTGCTGCAGGACTCGCTGAGCGGAGACAGCAAGACGCTCATGATGGTCCAG gTCTCTCCAGTCGATAAGAATGTGAGCGAGTCGGTTTGCTCCCTGAAATTCGCCCAGAGGGTTCGCTCAGTGGAGCTGGGGCCGGCCACACGCAAAGCCGAATACCAGTCCTCCACCTCCTCTTCTCCCACCCCCACTCAGGAAAACCTGGAG GTGGATTCTCCACCAGCAACCCCAATGCCCACTGTGTCGACACGCGGGGCTGTTACTGCCTCTGGACGGACAGGGGGCAGCACCAGGAGGAAACTCCCTCCCTCAG gAAGAGTAAAATTTACAGCCTGA
- the LOC117424693 gene encoding kinesin-like protein KIFC3 isoform X3, whose translation MYVLCTLVVLSLQSLFKGRSKEAVPGSSDQESPKNGSGPPKDDSSHHNGYQPKGGCNNNCRAQEECRTTSSIQSTPKELSRLEQPAQRQHTVFKPGVMLGTRKTWDLGHSPSLQELWKKDCSLDRNGVDFLMGDGEEESSTYIPLQPSLFQGRTMTMDHQEPSNEQDQQLVIQALQEKVCQFQARLRSEEASRKLQVQLMRKAHEQNVHEKLALIKSLQEVVCEQESQLRKGNGTAGRRSSLGSRPAPSVQRLVETLTSTQEEKNRLQEDLLSAQERLCSRESEQQALIRRLQDQGATDLEKHLEILESENEQLKQELSACQSSLHEFQGARSGCVDCHHNQDLRVGLAQLEAEVGQKDIMLAELQQGLERKASQVSELNRQLEDSQQQREDLEDRLRDCQQALAKQAAQVPQVQYVTKTVEVESSRSKQALSDALSRNQYLQEQVGWQRQLLRELEQQLQDSQNTTTQLRAQQCADRSRLCRLLSRAVGSHSGTLVRRLSKIMLYESEIERSQGELVDELQCLEEEKNRVIEEAFVRAESEMKAVHENLAGVRMNLLTLQPALRTLTCDYNCLKRQVQDFPFLLEKAIGEAKQEICQVIGEVSATNQDLLSKYKREMMLRKKCHNELVKLKGNIRVFCRVRPLAKEDGDGPDSKNVVTFDPEDDALMSIWHKGKPIAFELDKVFPPQATQGDVFQEVQSLITSCIDGYNVCIFAYGQTGSGKTYTMEGVPQDPGINQRALRLLFSEVEEKVSDWEFTITVSMVEIYNETLRNLLGDNPNEKLDIKMCPDGSGQLYVPGLTEFKVESVDDINRVFELGQMNRATACTNLNDHSSRSHGLLIVTVSGINCTTGGRSTGKLNLVDLAGSERIAKSGAEGSRLREAQCINKSLAALADVIHALRSKHGHIPFRNSKLTYLLQDSLSGDSKTLMMVQVSPVDKNVSESVCSLKFAQRVRSVELGPATRKAEYQSSTSSSPTPTQENLEVDSPPATPMPTVSTRGAVTASGRTGGSTRRKLPPSGRVKFTA comes from the exons ATGTATGTCCTGTGTACTCTGGTGGTTCTGTCCTTACAAAGCCTGTTCAAGGGGCGTAGCAAAGAGGCCGTGCCGGGAAGCTCGGATCAAGAGTCCCCCAAAAATGGTTCAGGACCCCCCAAAGATGACAGCAGCCACCACAATGGGTACCAACCCAAGGGGGGCTGCAACAATAACTGCAGAGCTCAGGAGGAGTGTAGGACCACCAGCAGCATCCAGAGCACCCCAAAGGAGCTCTCCAGACTTGAGCAG CCAGCCCAGAGGCAGCACACCGTTTTCAAACCGGGGGTCATGCTCGGAACACGCAAGACCTGGGACCTTGGCCACTCCCCCAGTCTGCAGGAGCTCTGGAAGAAGGACTGCTCATTGGACA GAAACGGTGTGGATTTCCTGATGGGTGACGGCGAGGAAGAGAGCAGCACCTACATCCCCCTGCAGCCTTCTTTGTTCCAGGGCAGAACGATGACCATGGATCACCAAGAGCCCAGCAACGAGCAGGACCAGCAGCTCGTCATACAG GCCCTGCAGGAGAAGGTGTGTCAGTTCCAGGCTCGGCTCCGAAGCGAGGAGGCCAGTCGTAAGCTGCAGGTCCAGCTGATGCGGAAAGCCCACGAGCAGAACGTCCACGAAAAGCTGGCCCTCATCAAGAGCCTGCAGGAGGTGGTGTGTGAGCAGGAGAGCCAGCTACGCAAGGGGAATGGCACTG CGGGGAGGCGGTCCAGCCTGGGCTCCCGGCCCGCTCCCTCAGTCCAGCGGCTGGTGGAGACTCTGACCTCAACCCAGGAGGAGAAGAATCGGCTGCAGGAGGACCTGCTGTCCGCCCAGGAGAGGCTGTGCAGCCGGGAGAGTGAGCAGCAGGCCCTGATCCGCAGACTGCAGGACCAG GGAGCAACAGACTTGGAGAAGCATTTAGAAATCCTGGAATCAGAGAACGAACAGCTGAAACAGGAACTGAGCGCCTGCCAGTCCTCTCTGCACGAGTTTCAGGGAGCTCGCTCGGGCTGTGTGGACTGCCATCACAACCAG GACCTGCGCGTGGGCCTAGCCCAGCTGGAGGCGGAGGTCGGGCAGAAAGACATCATGCTGGCGGAGCTGCAGCAGGGCCTGGAGAGGAAGGCCAGCCAGGTCTCGGAGCTCAACAGGCAGCTGGAGGACTCccagcagcagagggaagacctGGAGGATAGGCTGAGGGATTGCCAACAAGCCCTGGCCAAGCAGGCTGCCCAGGTCCCACAGGTCCAG TATGTCACTAAGACGGTGGAGGTGGAGTCGAGCCGGTCCAAGCAGGCTCTGTCGGACGCTTTGTCCCGGAACCAGTACCTGCAGGAGCAGGTGGgatggcagaggcagctcctgagAGAGCTGGAACAGCAGCTGCAGGACTCGCAGAACACCACAACGCAGCTCCGTGCACAG CAATGCGCTGACAGGAGCCGTCTTTGTCGGCTGCTCTCTAGAGCGGTGGGGAGTCACAGTGGCACGTTGGTTCGTAGGTTGTCAAAG ATCATGCTGTATGAGAGCGAGATTGAGCGGAGTCAGGGTGAGCTGGTGGATGAGCTGCAGTGCTTAGAGGAAGAGAAGAACCGGGTCATCGAGGAGGCCTTCGTGCGAGCCGAGAGCGAGATGAAGGCAGTCCATGAGAACCTAGCCG GGGTGAGGATGAACCTCCTGACTCTGCAGCCTGCCCTGCGGACTCTGACCTGCGATTATAACTGCCTGAAGAGACAGGTGCAGGACTTCCCCTTCCTCCTGGAGAAAGCCATCGGTGAAGCCAAGCAGGAG ATCTGCCAGGTCATCGGGGAGGTCAGCGCCACCAACCAGGACCTCCTGTCCAAGTACAAGCGGGAGATGATGCTGAGGAAGAAGTGTCACAACGAGCTGGTGAAGCTGAAAG GAAACATCCGTGTTTTCTGTAGAGTCCGTCCTTTAGCCAAGGAGGATGGCGATGGGCCTGACTCCAAGAACGTGGTAACCTTTGACCCTGAAGACGATGCTCTAATGAGCATATGGCACAAGGGGAAGCCGATCGCGTTTGAGCTGGATAAAGTCTTCCCTCCACAAGCAACACAGGGAGAC GTTTTCCAAGAAGTCCAATCCTTAATCACTTCCTGCATTGATGGCTACAATGTCTGTATATTCGCCTATGGACAGACGGGCTCAGGGAAGACCTACACCATGGAG GGCGTCCCGCAGGATCCAGGGATTAACCAGCGTGCACTGCGGCTGCTGTTCTCAGAGGTGGAGGAGAAGGTGTCAGACTGGGAGTTCACCATCACTGTCAGCATGGTGGAGATCTACAACGAGACACTGAG gaatttgCTGGGAGACAACCCCAATGAAAAGCTGGATATTAAAATGTGTCCGGACGGGAGCGGACAACTCTATGTTCCTGGACTCACAGAGTTCAAGGTTGAAAGTGTGGATGATATCAACagg GTGTTTGAGCTGGGTCAAATGAACCGGGCCACAGCCTGCACCAACCTAAACGATCACAGCTCCCGCTCCCATGGGCTGCTCATCGTCACGGTCAGTGGGATCAACTGCACCACCGGTGGCCGCAGCACAG GCAAGCTGAACCTGGTGGACCTGGCGGGTTCGGAGCGCATTGCGAAGTCTGGTGCGGAGGGCAGCCGGCTCAGGGAGGCGCAGTGCATCAACAAGTCTCTGGCAGCGCTGGCAGACGTCATCCACGCCCTGCGCTCCAAACACGGGCACATCCCCTTCCGCAACTCCAAACTGACGTACCTGCTGCAGGACTCGCTGAGCGGAGACAGCAAGACGCTCATGATGGTCCAG gTCTCTCCAGTCGATAAGAATGTGAGCGAGTCGGTTTGCTCCCTGAAATTCGCCCAGAGGGTTCGCTCAGTGGAGCTGGGGCCGGCCACACGCAAAGCCGAATACCAGTCCTCCACCTCCTCTTCTCCCACCCCCACTCAGGAAAACCTGGAG GTGGATTCTCCACCAGCAACCCCAATGCCCACTGTGTCGACACGCGGGGCTGTTACTGCCTCTGGACGGACAGGGGGCAGCACCAGGAGGAAACTCCCTCCCTCAG gAAGAGTAAAATTTACAGCCTGA
- the LOC117424693 gene encoding kinesin-like protein KIFC3 isoform X4 → MYVLCTLVVLSLQSLFKGRSKEAVPGSSDQESPKNGSGPPKDDSSHHNGYQPKGGCNNNCRAQEECRTTSSIQSTPKELSRLEQPAQRQHTVFKPGVMLGTRKTWDLGHSPSLQELWKKDCSLDRNGVDFLMGDGEEESSTYIPLQPSLFQGRTMTMDHQEPSNEQDQQLVIQALQEKVCQFQARLRSEEASRKLQVQLMRKAHEQNVHEKLALIKSLQEVVCEQESQLRKGNGTAGRRSSLGSRPAPSVQRLVETLTSTQEEKNRLQEDLLSAQERLCSRESEQQALIRRLQDQVEDLKEKLLDQAGEVNRLRSELGATDLEKHLEILESENEQLKQELSACQSSLHEFQGARSGCVDCHHNQDLRVGLAQLEAEVGQKDIMLAELQQGLERKASQVSELNRQLEDSQQQREDLEDRLRDCQQALAKQAAQVPQVQYVTKTVEVESSRSKQALSDALSRNQYLQEQVGWQRQLLRELEQQLQDSQNTTTQLRAQIMLYESEIERSQGELVDELQCLEEEKNRVIEEAFVRAESEMKAVHENLAGVRMNLLTLQPALRTLTCDYNCLKRQVQDFPFLLEKAIGEAKQEICQVIGEVSATNQDLLSKYKREMMLRKKCHNELVKLKGNIRVFCRVRPLAKEDGDGPDSKNVVTFDPEDDALMSIWHKGKPIAFELDKVFPPQATQGDVFQEVQSLITSCIDGYNVCIFAYGQTGSGKTYTMEGVPQDPGINQRALRLLFSEVEEKVSDWEFTITVSMVEIYNETLRNLLGDNPNEKLDIKMCPDGSGQLYVPGLTEFKVESVDDINRVFELGQMNRATACTNLNDHSSRSHGLLIVTVSGINCTTGGRSTGKLNLVDLAGSERIAKSGAEGSRLREAQCINKSLAALADVIHALRSKHGHIPFRNSKLTYLLQDSLSGDSKTLMMVQVSPVDKNVSESVCSLKFAQRVRSVELGPATRKAEYQSSTSSSPTPTQENLEVDSPPATPMPTVSTRGAVTASGRTGGSTRRKLPPSGRVKFTA, encoded by the exons ATGTATGTCCTGTGTACTCTGGTGGTTCTGTCCTTACAAAGCCTGTTCAAGGGGCGTAGCAAAGAGGCCGTGCCGGGAAGCTCGGATCAAGAGTCCCCCAAAAATGGTTCAGGACCCCCCAAAGATGACAGCAGCCACCACAATGGGTACCAACCCAAGGGGGGCTGCAACAATAACTGCAGAGCTCAGGAGGAGTGTAGGACCACCAGCAGCATCCAGAGCACCCCAAAGGAGCTCTCCAGACTTGAGCAG CCAGCCCAGAGGCAGCACACCGTTTTCAAACCGGGGGTCATGCTCGGAACACGCAAGACCTGGGACCTTGGCCACTCCCCCAGTCTGCAGGAGCTCTGGAAGAAGGACTGCTCATTGGACA GAAACGGTGTGGATTTCCTGATGGGTGACGGCGAGGAAGAGAGCAGCACCTACATCCCCCTGCAGCCTTCTTTGTTCCAGGGCAGAACGATGACCATGGATCACCAAGAGCCCAGCAACGAGCAGGACCAGCAGCTCGTCATACAG GCCCTGCAGGAGAAGGTGTGTCAGTTCCAGGCTCGGCTCCGAAGCGAGGAGGCCAGTCGTAAGCTGCAGGTCCAGCTGATGCGGAAAGCCCACGAGCAGAACGTCCACGAAAAGCTGGCCCTCATCAAGAGCCTGCAGGAGGTGGTGTGTGAGCAGGAGAGCCAGCTACGCAAGGGGAATGGCACTG CGGGGAGGCGGTCCAGCCTGGGCTCCCGGCCCGCTCCCTCAGTCCAGCGGCTGGTGGAGACTCTGACCTCAACCCAGGAGGAGAAGAATCGGCTGCAGGAGGACCTGCTGTCCGCCCAGGAGAGGCTGTGCAGCCGGGAGAGTGAGCAGCAGGCCCTGATCCGCAGACTGCAGGACCAG GTTGAAGACCTGAAGGAGAAGCTGTTGGACCAGGCAGGGGAGGTGAATCGACTCCGCTCGGAGCTG GGAGCAACAGACTTGGAGAAGCATTTAGAAATCCTGGAATCAGAGAACGAACAGCTGAAACAGGAACTGAGCGCCTGCCAGTCCTCTCTGCACGAGTTTCAGGGAGCTCGCTCGGGCTGTGTGGACTGCCATCACAACCAG GACCTGCGCGTGGGCCTAGCCCAGCTGGAGGCGGAGGTCGGGCAGAAAGACATCATGCTGGCGGAGCTGCAGCAGGGCCTGGAGAGGAAGGCCAGCCAGGTCTCGGAGCTCAACAGGCAGCTGGAGGACTCccagcagcagagggaagacctGGAGGATAGGCTGAGGGATTGCCAACAAGCCCTGGCCAAGCAGGCTGCCCAGGTCCCACAGGTCCAG TATGTCACTAAGACGGTGGAGGTGGAGTCGAGCCGGTCCAAGCAGGCTCTGTCGGACGCTTTGTCCCGGAACCAGTACCTGCAGGAGCAGGTGGgatggcagaggcagctcctgagAGAGCTGGAACAGCAGCTGCAGGACTCGCAGAACACCACAACGCAGCTCCGTGCACAG ATCATGCTGTATGAGAGCGAGATTGAGCGGAGTCAGGGTGAGCTGGTGGATGAGCTGCAGTGCTTAGAGGAAGAGAAGAACCGGGTCATCGAGGAGGCCTTCGTGCGAGCCGAGAGCGAGATGAAGGCAGTCCATGAGAACCTAGCCG GGGTGAGGATGAACCTCCTGACTCTGCAGCCTGCCCTGCGGACTCTGACCTGCGATTATAACTGCCTGAAGAGACAGGTGCAGGACTTCCCCTTCCTCCTGGAGAAAGCCATCGGTGAAGCCAAGCAGGAG ATCTGCCAGGTCATCGGGGAGGTCAGCGCCACCAACCAGGACCTCCTGTCCAAGTACAAGCGGGAGATGATGCTGAGGAAGAAGTGTCACAACGAGCTGGTGAAGCTGAAAG GAAACATCCGTGTTTTCTGTAGAGTCCGTCCTTTAGCCAAGGAGGATGGCGATGGGCCTGACTCCAAGAACGTGGTAACCTTTGACCCTGAAGACGATGCTCTAATGAGCATATGGCACAAGGGGAAGCCGATCGCGTTTGAGCTGGATAAAGTCTTCCCTCCACAAGCAACACAGGGAGAC GTTTTCCAAGAAGTCCAATCCTTAATCACTTCCTGCATTGATGGCTACAATGTCTGTATATTCGCCTATGGACAGACGGGCTCAGGGAAGACCTACACCATGGAG GGCGTCCCGCAGGATCCAGGGATTAACCAGCGTGCACTGCGGCTGCTGTTCTCAGAGGTGGAGGAGAAGGTGTCAGACTGGGAGTTCACCATCACTGTCAGCATGGTGGAGATCTACAACGAGACACTGAG gaatttgCTGGGAGACAACCCCAATGAAAAGCTGGATATTAAAATGTGTCCGGACGGGAGCGGACAACTCTATGTTCCTGGACTCACAGAGTTCAAGGTTGAAAGTGTGGATGATATCAACagg GTGTTTGAGCTGGGTCAAATGAACCGGGCCACAGCCTGCACCAACCTAAACGATCACAGCTCCCGCTCCCATGGGCTGCTCATCGTCACGGTCAGTGGGATCAACTGCACCACCGGTGGCCGCAGCACAG GCAAGCTGAACCTGGTGGACCTGGCGGGTTCGGAGCGCATTGCGAAGTCTGGTGCGGAGGGCAGCCGGCTCAGGGAGGCGCAGTGCATCAACAAGTCTCTGGCAGCGCTGGCAGACGTCATCCACGCCCTGCGCTCCAAACACGGGCACATCCCCTTCCGCAACTCCAAACTGACGTACCTGCTGCAGGACTCGCTGAGCGGAGACAGCAAGACGCTCATGATGGTCCAG gTCTCTCCAGTCGATAAGAATGTGAGCGAGTCGGTTTGCTCCCTGAAATTCGCCCAGAGGGTTCGCTCAGTGGAGCTGGGGCCGGCCACACGCAAAGCCGAATACCAGTCCTCCACCTCCTCTTCTCCCACCCCCACTCAGGAAAACCTGGAG GTGGATTCTCCACCAGCAACCCCAATGCCCACTGTGTCGACACGCGGGGCTGTTACTGCCTCTGGACGGACAGGGGGCAGCACCAGGAGGAAACTCCCTCCCTCAG gAAGAGTAAAATTTACAGCCTGA